From Impatiens glandulifera chromosome 7, dImpGla2.1, whole genome shotgun sequence:
AAGTTGAAAAACATTGATTAGAGTCACTTTAGAACCATTTGGATTCGAGGTGTTTCCTGGAATGTTTAGCCCCTTGTATAAGAAATCATCGGCTTGGACTAGCTTCGGATCCTTGCATACCAAGCCATTCACAGTTACTGCAcccaatttaagaaaaaaaaaaattattgtttgattactATTTCATGACACTGCAACTTATTACACATATATTGTGACGCTTAAAAAGTCATTTTACGGCGCATAGAACGTCTCAAAAATAATTGCCGACGCTTATATGTGGTAAAGGCTTATCAACGCATAATTAGCGCCGCTAAAATAGAATAAGCGCCGCCGTATGAATTTTTgtttagaattataattatttttaaacggatctttttttagggttttatttatttattttacttatatattgtGATAAAATGAATAACTACTTATCTGAAGCAATAACAATGGGGGATAAACCGTGTTAAAATCTTATTCCTGTTATTTATGATAATAACTATAAAGAGGGAAGGAGCTGGAAATTATTATTAGGGAGTTTCAATataatacaagaaaaaaaatgaagggtTTTGAATTTAATGTAAGAAAAATTCATCAATGTTTTTCTTAAAAACACTATACTACTATTctattatataagttttttttataattttcataaacaaaaatttagtaGGCAATAATGGTGTTTTGATATATGGGCTTAAGGCTTAAGCCCATACAGCCCTACCATTGATTATGATACACTATAGGCAGAAATGGAGTAAAAAATTAGAGTTATGAAATTTGGacataatttaagaaaaaaattaaaggggcttgaatttaatgtaaaaaatatataaaaaaaaaatgaacttgGAAAGGGAATCAAATCTTTTATCTCAAAGACTATTAATCTAAGTTTTAAGAAAAATCGATACataaaaaattagtatatatatataatgcaagAGAAAAGAACCAAATACCGGAGGAAGCAAGGTCAGCGACACAAAAATCTTGCAAAGGATTCGAATCAAATGCGAAGGCCATATAGATGAAAGCAAGAGAAACGAAGCCAAACAAGAGTATAGTTTTTCCCATCTTGAAGGATAAAAAGATAGCGAAAAGGGTAGGCAAAATTCAGATAAGAAAAGAAATTTAGAAAAGATGGTTTTTGATTgactaaatttaaaatgagtTGGACCTCCTTATATAGTAGATATAGGAACTTTTGATTTGGTCATATGTAAGACAATCAGATAGAGCCGTTAATTGTGAAATTTGCATGTGTGCCTACGTAGATTTACCAAGTCAATTTGAATGGCTCAATTAATTGCATAATCATCATAACTATCATATGACTTTGTATATATGGCCGCCGGcaaattaaagaatattttaaaaaaaaatgtattaatacaaCTAGTTATAATGAAAAACTGTAAAATCCATAATTAATCATGAACACACAAAGATTATATCGATATGGACGATCAAGAAATAACAGAagatatatgttaattaattacagCTAACTCTCAGGATCTAATTATCTGTTAATTTCTTTGTAATTAGAGTACTTAATTTTGGAGTTATTGAGGTCCTAGCTGGACAAAACAAAGACAGATATTTACTAGGAATTGGTCAAGTGAAGTTGTAATAATAGTTAaggataatctaatgaataaaatgtgtcTAGTTGtgtcattttaaattagttaatgaTTAAGGACATTATCAAAGATGATCTTTGTCCTTTACGTGTTCATAAAGAACTCAATTAAGGACCATTTCCACATAGGTTAGCTCAAtcataaaatatgtaaacaatttaaatcaaatgttttattaatacaAAAGTTTAGTTAGACATAACTAACGAGATGTTTgacaaatgaaaatgaaaaagtcACATGTAAGATTGAATAATCCAACCATTTTTCAATGGTCGCAAGTAATTGGTACATCTCACTTGAAACGAATATGAGAATATGTCAGCAATTTTTAAAACTCGATCATTATCAACCAACTAAATAAGATTTTATCGAGTTCACAAGTTGTTTCTGTTAGGTCTATTATTGACCTtatcaaataattgaaaatgaatTGTATTAAgcactatatatttttaaacaagctgtgagaaataaaatgaaaaaaaaaaattcaagtaaAGATATCAAATAGGGTTATTATGGCCCAATGCTTGCCTCCTTAAGATGATTGCAAAATTGAACAAGACTAAGTCCTCAATAAAAATTTGGTGAGTGAATAGTTTTCTCTaatgattattaattagttttctctaaataataaacattagttcaataaaaaaataaaaaaatcaacctaccattttgtaaaataatattatgtaacCTACCATCTGGACTAGGAATATTATAAGTATTAAACTCTTTTGGATAACAATTCaacatataattaaacatattaatcaaatcaattatgaatatttttactaaaataaaataaatataaaatctaaaaagtgttaagaatatcaatttaaataacaaatttgttAATCTTTTCCGTAAAATTGTTAAGTTTACAGCTCTTACTCGGTTAAAGAAAGCTCATCCCTTTCTAGCTTGTGCTCCAAAAACCTaggattttatatatttaaattatatagttgaaaaaaaaattaggttaaaaaacttaaattaattaagtttgaaataaGTAAagactaattatataaataaataaaatataaaagtctagtttattaaatttcagttttgttttgatgaaaatataagaaaaaaaagataccaaacataaaaataagaacacaaacaaaaaatcatcgttaaaaacttaaaaacagATTATTAAGTTAGTAGACATTCGAAAAAACgtttatagaatattaatgcatataaattgttttggaagaataaataaaatattaatttccaaATGAATGAGTTGCTATATCTGATCATTTTGTTATAGGgtcgaatatttattttataattgatttaatttttgtttttgaaaatttctttgtttaaataaccgaaccaaattaatataactattttaacttgtttttaaatattattttatatatttttgtaaactttataaatagtttaaaattaatttaaaattaactatatagTTTTTTACTCggttttttctcaatttagtactgtttaaatataaatttttaaaagtttttggATTCAAGTCTATCACACGGTGACAAGTTTTGTGCCTAGTTAATAGTTAATGTGCCTAGTTATTagttaatgatattttattattggtcTACTATTATCATATAGGTTctaattctatatttttttgttagcATCAAATTAATAAgtgtattattatttacatcattcttttttttattattaaaattatgataatgaGGGTGATCATTTTTACCAATGAAATTTGAGTTCTTATATTGGACTTTTACCTTATAAAACTCcgaaataacatatttaaaaattgagaatgtaattttatttcacaaattatCTTCTTAATTAAGTTAATACACTTATTAATTTGATGCTTTAAAACtaatgtttcatattttaatattatttttgttgttgtaaaaACACTATGAAAAATGGTTATTATAGTATTATCTCTTAAAAGATTCTCAAATATatcttcttaaattaataaattcacaagttgatgttaatttaaaattaaaaaaaacaattattttcgAGTACGTCAAACGACAAGTTCTGTGCCATAGTTAATagttaatgatattttattattagtctattattatcatataagttttttttggttagcttaatattattatttacgttattctttttttttattattaaaattatgataacgAGGGTGATCATTTCTACCAATGAAATTTGAGTTCTTATATTGGACTTTTGACTTGTGAAACTccgaaataatatatttgaaaatcgagaatgtattttatttcacaaatatatcttcttaattaAGTTAATACACTTATTAATTTGatactttaaaattaatgtttcatagtttaatattttttttttgtaaaaacactATAAAAAATGGTTATTATAGTATTATCTCTTAAAAGATTCTCTAATAtatcttcttaaattaaaaattcacaAGTTTATgctaatttaaaactaaaaaaatatggtTATTTTAGTTTGATCACCTAATCTCTCTTATTTCAAAACCACCAAGACAAGTACTCTATTAAtgtttatatagttttaaatatttatgctGCAGCTCACTTCAGTCCTATATGTAGTTCCACCACTGCCTACCATCATGACCTTACTAGATGAGTGTCAAGTTCTTTTTTATCAACATAGTTATATGTGGTGGCATCTAGACAATATATCTAtatcaaaacatttttcaatCACATTAGCCTTCATAAAAATTGACTAATGACTCAAGTAACTAAAGTTAATGTGGGTATTTAACAATTTATCACcgaatcacattaattaaaGTGGGAGGTTATAGATTTAAAAGATTTGTTACTATACCtcaaaaatataagttcaagttttacaataataaaaaaaagatcacatgacattaaaaaaattataaattatataggcaACGTTGCAGGTTCAACAACTCATTTGAACATTTCGGGTTTAATTTGAGATAGGAAGGTTATTATCTCAGTTGGTTAGAGTGTCGTGCTAATAACGTAAAGGTTGGACATTTACTTACATTTATctagaatataataatatattaatgaataaaaaattctaaCCAAAGGCCTAttagctcagttggttagagcgtCGTGCTAATAACGCGAAGGTCGCAGGTTCGAGACCTGCATAGGCCATTTTCAAATTTAGAGgtgtgaattatttttttatcgcTATTCACTTACATTTAtatcaaattcataaaatattaatgaataatagcCATTAATCAAAGGCCTATTAGTTCATTTATTTAGATTGTTGTGCTAATAATGCGAAGATTGCTGGTTTTAGACTTGCATAggccattttataattttgacatgtgaataatatttttatctttattgaCCAAATATATGGTGGCTCGCCTTAGACATCTTTGACTTTATAAGAGTCGTCACTCATTTTTCTTcgcaagaaaaaataataatcgtgTAGAAATGCACGATGTATGAGGTTCAGATTTAAGTTTGGTGTTTGGTTATACTCAGAAATGACATTGGgccattttaaaatttagacatttgaataatatttttatcactaTTTACTTATAATTCTCTCAAATctcataaaatattaatgaataaaaaatattatttgaactaAGAAGATTttcacacggataaaaatatattgttacaacgttctgcgttcatcaaatttggtgttgaatttaaaatataaagtgttattaccctagttggttaaaatgttatatttgttttgttaggttgcgagtttgaaacatacctataacatttttaattttatttttaaccgttttaagtttatgtgcgggtcaacctAGAATTCGACCCAAagatccatttactctcacatatatatccaaattaaccacaactctcgacccggtaatccggacactttcaaaattaatcatcattatatatgtatagattagttagttaaaaatatctcgcgtttatcaaatttggtgttgaatttaaaatatatagtgttattagcctagttggttaaaaagttatacttgttttgttaagttacgagttcgaaacatacctataacatttttaattttatttttaaccattttaagtttatgggcgagtcaacccagaagacccaagtatccatttactctcacatatatattcaaattaaccacagctctcaacccggtaatccggacactttcaaaattaagtatcattatatatgtatagatGCCTATTAACTCAGTTGTTTAAGAGTCGGATTAATAACGCGAAAGTCGAATGTTAGAGACCTTCATAGgccattttaaaatttagatatgcaaataataattttatctctACGAACACTCGTAGAAGGTATCTTTTCAAATGAGATTATTAACCAAAAATATGGCTCGTCTTAGACATCTCAgactttataaatttatcacTTGTTTTTCTTGGAAAAAAAAAGACGTCAACTTCTAAtagcgtgttccattagaccaccaaatataatggagttagactgcatgtctaactacgtatctgttagactgcacatctaactacacaTTAGTTacattgcacgtctaactacgcatcagttacactacacgtctaactacacatctgttagactgcacatctaactacgcatcttttagactacacgtctaactacgcatctgttagactgcacatctaactacgtatctgttagactacacatctaactacgcatcttttagactgcacgtctaacgacgcatctgttagacttcatgtctaactacgcatctattagactgcacgtctaactacacatttGTTAGACTGTACAGACTAAACgactaactacgcatctgttagactgtacgtctaactatgcatctgttagactgcacgtctaactacgcatatgttagactgtacgtctaactatgcatttattagattgcacgtctaactacgcatttgttagattgtacgtctaactacgtatcctattagactaccacgtttaaTGGAATTAGACCTTGACATCTAACTTCGCAACATGTCTAtttagcctacttagaccacgtctaatttaGCATAGTTTGATGCACATGCatacacataaatatataacttagcTTCATTCTCAACTTATTAAGTTTTAGTTACATATCATAAAAATAAGATTGGTCATAGAATACACTTattctctaaattattttaaacaaaataatttgacccaacactttctcccttttttatgatgttaaaactttacAATATTAATAAGACAAGATAACCAcccatcaattaaaataatcatcacaTTAGTTCAGCAAAATTCAGACATAAGTTCAATATATAAAAAGCCAAAGAAAAGAGATTACggtccttcccttttcacgttGGGATCAACATTTCCTTTAAGTAGAGAGTTTCCAGTTAGAAGATCATGAAAACGAGTGATGGAAGCACGACCACCACTTCCACCACCTCGGTCGCCACCACGACCTTCACCTCTTTTAGCTGGTCTGCAACTTCCTTCATTAACTACTTTTCTCTTCGATCTGGTGCCTCTAGAAGCACCACCTCTTGAACTACCACCTCTTGAGATActttcccctttttaacattatcaacatCAATGGTAATAAGGGTTCTTTATTTTTCAGCAGTAACTTTACCTTCTTCCATGGCTTGAATTGACCTTGCATAGGAATCAACTTGTTCCATGCGTTCAACTTCGGCTCTATTCATAGAATTGGTCATTTCAATCATTTGAGCTTGAACAAGACTCATTGCTATCATAACTTCTTGATGAAGCTCCaagttgaattatttgttttcgGTAAACTTCTCCGACTGTCTATTGAAGAgattcttttcaaactttgcATAAGTGGTGTTAACGATGTTGACTTCATAAGTGTTTCTCTTCATGGTCCTTTCCAATTCCTTTTGAAAGGCAAGAATGGAAGATACTTCTTTCTTGCTTGAGGTTGAGCCTTCTCGAGATTGACTAATCTGGACTGCATGTCCATCATATTCTTTTGTATGGAATGAATTGCATCCAACATTGAGTTGCAAAAGTTTACTCCACCGGGAGAAGCTTCTCTAGAAGAATGAGTCGCAGAGGAGACAACTTGAGAGCAAGTTGGAAAAGTGCGAATTGGGCTCATCCTCATGTTGATCTGAATGTAATTTTCTGGTTCCTTTTCTTTAGAGGGAGAAGAAGGATCTTTGGAGTTttcttttgattggttgttgaGAATATCATCACAAATCTGATGAATTCTTTCAGAGATATTTTCAATATGAAGAAGCAAATCAACCACATTTTCGATAACGTCTAATGGTATCGTGATTCGGACTggactttcttcttcttgaactTTTTTAGAGGATGACTCCTCTTGATTAACTTGTTCCCCATCAGCATAGGGAGTCTTCTCAGATTCGTCTTCTTTTGTGGATTCCCCTCAATTTCTGTTTTATTAAGCTGAACAACCTCAACCTCATCCAACGAAGATTGCTCTACTTCTTGAAAAGAGGATTCCAACACATCTGTTTCTTGTTGAGGAACGGGCAATTGTATAACTTCAACAATAATCCCCTCTTCTTCCATGACTAAGTAAGGTTGAACTGGGTCTGGAATCTGTTCGATAAGAGGCTGGGCCCTAAAgcgtttttcttcaaaggagaTATTTCCCAGCTCAATGAGATAGCGAGCAACCTACTCCTCATTTGCACATAATAAATGTTTAGCACAAAATAGACGTCAAGGTTCACCTTGAAGAGATGGCATATTCTCAATAAAGGGCATGtcctcatcttcatcaaaacAGTTGAGGTCGACATTGACTTTAAATAAGTTTAGTTGAGATGACTCAGATCCGTGACAGTATTTGACAACAGTGGAGGTGAATTCCTTCACGATAGAATCAAGGTGTTTGATAGCTTTCTCTTCAGCACGAGCATCCTTGACGAATGAATTAAAGTTTGCCTTTCTTTCAGTGAGCAAAGGTAAAAGAGCATGCCCCATTGTGTTTTCCACAATAAAGTTTCTTCTTTTGCATTCCTTTGGAAATAGCTGTCATGTAGTCAAATCGATCCTGTCTATACAGGTTGAATGAACTTGCTTTGCCCTGAAGAGCCTTGGATATACTGTCGTTCAAGAGGATGAAGTGCAACTTCAATATCTTCTTTTCTCCGGTTATTCTAATAGGGTTACCGTCTTTTGAGAGAACCACCTTCATTTCTGAAACAGACTTGGATGGAAGGGCGTTGTTGAAGGTGTGACCCTTCGTCAGAAGTTCGAAAAATCCAGCAAAGGCAAATTCATCGAAAGAAATGGGTGTTCCGTTTACTGTCGCAGAGATGAAATCCCCAACCACGGTCGCCGTCCGGAAGAATTCCCGTACTTCTTTTTCATGGAAGATGAACGGTCCTCCAAGATATTTCCTCAGGCTAGAGTATTTCAGAGATCAGAACATATCAACAATCACATGTTGATCAATGGTGTAGACCGAGACGAAATCCACCTATAATGTGTTATGACCAAGAGAAATGGGTTTCTTGTTAGCCATTTGGAGAGAAAGGTGAAGATGAACACAAAATCTTAGAGAGAAGGCAGATGAGAATTAGGGTTCTTAGAGAATTGTAAGCATAAAGGCTTCAATCGCATGCAATATGTCCTTAAGTAGTATACGAATAGTCACATGGCTCAACCGTCACTTTGAACACACCGAGCCTactaattaatatgaaaaacattTTCTAAAGGAGGCCATCATTAGTTAGTCTTTTATCAgaaatatctttatattttaaagctATATTAGTCTTTTTcttttaacttgaaagacacgtgtcttcatgttattcgaaaatgattattttaatgtttgagcgaGAACATTAGATATCACACAAGTAATTGACAAATGTCCTTTATAGATCTGAattacactagtagaaaaaatgACTTCTATAACGACTGTTAGTAACGACGCTCGAACGCCCTTACTAATAATTTATATCAGTAACAGTTATAATAAACCATTACTGTTAAGAGCACATCAGTAACGACTATATAAGATCGTTACTATTAAGAATTTACAGTAACGGAGATAAGGATtcaccgttacagataatagtgacttaaattttatttttcgagtTAAGGGTATCAGTAACAGTTTtaatataaccgttacagataaggtTTTAGTTAAAGTTTTTGGAAAGggatattagtaacggttttctttCAACACTATTACAGATATagtatttgtaacggttttctcAATAACCATTATAGATAATGAACcatcttttcatcttcattACTAGTATTAGTAATGGTTTTAGTATAATCGTTAGAAATAAAGCTTCAGTTAAAGTTTTTGGAAAGGGATATTAGTAATGGTTTTCTGTCAACACCGTTACAGATATAGTATCTGTAAAGGTTTtctcaataaccgttacagataatgaACAGTCTTTTCATCTTCATTATTGGTATCTGTAACGATTATTGAGAAAACCATTACAGATAAGGCTTCAGTTACAGTTTTTAGAAATggatattagtaacggttttcttcTAACGCCGTTATTGATATAGTATTTGTAATGGTTTtctcaataaccgttacagatagtgaACCGTCTTTTTATCTTCGCTACTGGTATTTATAACGGTTGttgagaaaaccgttacagatagtcaGTAATAACCCATGCCCGCGCcgacttctttcttttttccttcttcctTTTTTCCTTCTTCCCTCTTTTCCGCGCCCGTTTTCTTCTGCCACCTGCATAGTCTGATTTGTTGAAGTTGCCGCCGGTAGAAGACGCCGATCATTCGCCCGCAATCAGGTAAgttctcttcttcttccctcttCTCTGTTCGTGCCCGCCTTCCTTCTAGTTGGATCCGTTCTCCGTCTGCTCTTCTTCCCGAATCGATGATTGTTCTTGAAACTCTTCTTCCAGGTAAATATTATCATATGTACATATTGTTTTATGTAGAGCTTAGAATCGAATGTTTAGAATATGGAATTAACCTTTCATATGTCTTGATTGTTGTGGATTTCAACCAACTTTATTGTTTGTGTGTCATAACCGTTTATATGATCTGAATAGGTACTGTTAAATCGAAACATTATGATCTGAATAGTTTTtgatagatattttataatCGAATGTGTAGGATATGCCTGATTATTTGTTCTTCTCCCTAGAAACACGCCTAATTAGAATATGcctaattagaaataaaatgcAATGAAAGTGAAAAGCTAGTATGGACACACTTGTACCCAATATATTTTACTTTCTATTGAGCAATTAGCTTCAATATTCAAATTCTCATCAAGTTTAGAAATAAGTGTTAAGATTTTTGTTCTTTTCagattcttaataataataataataataataataattctatgTAAAGACAATGCTTAGACCAGAGAAGCTGATTTACTGTGTTTTGGAGTTGGAAAACgcaagaaaaaaaacattatgaaaTTTGTTTTCTCAATACTCctctttctttatattttgcagaaaattcaaatttcaccGTTTGAATTTGTCCTTGTATTTCCTGCCGCGGATTAAAGTTTTCCCTTTCAAATCCAGGTTAGAtcttatttacaatcaatgttTGATTCTTAGATTAGTATATTATTGGATTATAGCATTGTTAGATTAatagattattgatgttaggttagtggataatttgtatgttaggttagataatattgaatgctaagttagattatttgatgttagatttaggtaaattatttgaatgttagattattggattggtatattaagttagattatttgtatgttagattattgatggattgttggtttatttgattaagttagattataggattattagattaataaacgatttgtatgtttgattatttatgttaggttgttggattattaaattgtatgttaggttaaatggaaatcccagacaaaacatggatgactatacttcgtacTGATCCTAAATATATTGAgggggttgacaaattcatagaatttgctgaaaggtctacgagtagatcatcgattgcatgtccttgtgtaaggtgtgcaaatcgagtatatgagaataagacTATGGTTAGATCACATCTGATTTTATTATGAATAAGACAAAATTAcggtttttggtattttcacggtgaaaaGAGAATTGAACGTCAGAATGTAAATGCTGTTActgagaatgtggaggaagatgaatcagatgatgaacttgaagacgaaccgatcaatgtaccaccaaataacgagactaatatcatggaagacgaacttgttgaagtttgtgaggatcatctaatggaagatattattgttgatttgtaccctaat
This genomic window contains:
- the LOC124909573 gene encoding putative germin-like protein 2-1; protein product: MSLVQAQMIEMTNSMNRAEVERMEQVDSYARSIQAMEEGESISRGGSSRGGASRGTRSKRKVVNEGSCRPAKRGEGRGGDRGGGSGGRASITRFHDLLTGNSLLKGNVDPNVKREGPNQTIIFFFLKLGAVTVNGLVCKDPKLVQADDFLYKGLNIPGNTSNPNGSKVTLINVFQLPGLNTLGISMARVDYAPWGLNPPHTHPRATEIFTVVEGTIYAGFVTSNPENRLISKVLHKGDVFVFPIGLIHFQHNIGHGRARAISSLSSQNPGIVTIANTVFGSNPSIADDILAKAFQTEKSIIDQIQSKF